The Musa acuminata AAA Group cultivar baxijiao chromosome BXJ2-2, Cavendish_Baxijiao_AAA, whole genome shotgun sequence genome has a segment encoding these proteins:
- the LOC135605051 gene encoding indole-3-pyruvate monooxygenase YUCCA2-like, which translates to MDWWREAECKRVHDPFFYDHRKDSSGNNCDVLMKPLVIAAKAEKCVWIPGPIVIGGGPSGLAVAACLKAKGIPSVVLERSNCIASLWQLKTYDRLHLHLPKHFCELPLMPFPSSFPTYPTKQQFVAYLEAYAREFDIRPRFNEAVTSAEYDGALGFWRVKAVAMGGKEDKREYLCRWLVVATGENAEAVWPDFDGAEDFKGPILHTSLYKSGDAFRDKRVLVVGCGNSGMEVCLDLCNNTAHPSIVVRDSVHILPREMLGRSTFGLSMWLLKWLPVRMVDRLLLLLARVMLGDTARFGLPRPQVGPLELKSLSGKTPVLDVGTLARIKSGDIKVRPGVKKLLEHGAEFVDGGADRFDAVILATGYKSNVPLWLKEKELFSENDGLPRRPFPDGWKGERGLYAVGFTKRGLLGASLDARRIAQDIEQCWKAELKKIMIFACP; encoded by the exons ATGGATTGGTGGCGAGAAGCTGAATGCAAACGAGTTCATGATCCGTTCTTCTACGATCACCGCAAGGACAGCTCGGGGAACAATTGCGACGTATTGATGAAGCCTCTGGTGATCGCCGCAAAGGCTGAGAAGTGCGTTTGGATCCCGGGGCCGATCGTCATCGGGGGCGGGCCGTCGGGGTTGGCTGTCGCCGCTTGCCTCAAGGCGAAAGGAATCCCCAGCGTCGTCCTCGAGCGGTCCAACTGCATCGCCTCGCTCTGGCAGCTCAAGACGTACGACCGCCTTCACCTCCACCTCCCGAAGCACTTCTGCGAGCTCCCCCTGATGCCGTTTCCCTCCTCGTTCCCGACGTACCCCACGAAGCAGCAGTTCGTGGCGTACCTCGAGGCCTACGCGCGAGAGTTCGACATCCGGCCTCGCTTCAATGAGGCCGTCACCAGCGCAGAGTACGACGGGGCCCTCGGCTTCTGGAGAGTGAAGGCGGTGGCGATGGGCGGCAAGGAGGACAAGCGGGAGTACCTGTGTCGGTGGTTAGTGGTGGCCACAGGGGAGAACGCGGAGGCGGTCTGGCCGGATTTCGACGGGGCCGAGGACTTCAAAGGGCCCATCCTGCACACGAGCCTGTACAAGAGCGGCGACGCGTTCCGCGACAAGAGGGTGCTCGTGGTGGGGTGCGGCAACTCGGGGATGGAGGTCTGCTTGGACCTCTGCAACAACACTGCCCATCCTTCCATCGTCGTCAGAGACTCC GTGCACATCCTGCCCCGGGAGATGCTCGGCCGCTCCACTTTCGGGCTGTCCATGTGGCTTCTGAAGTGGCTCCCGGTGCGGATGGTGGATCGATTACTGCTGCTCCTTGCCCGCGTCATGTTGGGTGACACGGCCAGGTTTGGGCTACCGCGGCCCCAGGTCGGGCCCCTTGAGCTCAAGTCACTCTCCGGCAAGACCCCAGTCCTCGACgtcggaacacttgcaaggatcaaATCTGGAGACATCAAG GTGCGACCGGGTGTAAAGAAGCTCTTAGAACATGGAGCAGAGTTTGTGGACGGTGGAGCAGATCGATTCGATGCCGTAATCTTAGCGACCGGCTACAAGAGCAATGTGCCGCTTTggctcaag GAGAAGGAGTTGTTCTCAGAGAATGATGGACTGCCGAGAAGACCCTTCCCCGATGGCTGGAAAGGGGAGAGAGGGCTATACGCCGTTGGATTCACGAAACGAGGCTTGCTTGGTGCGTCGCTAGACGCAAGAAGGATCGCTCAAGATATCGAACAATGCTGGAAAGCTGAGCTGAAGAAGATAATGATTTTCGCATGTCCATGA